In Sulfuracidifex metallicus DSM 6482 = JCM 9184, a single window of DNA contains:
- a CDS encoding PLP-dependent aminotransferase family protein, which translates to MKLIYNLGGGLPDPMVFPRSFSSPIIPFERTLSFQDLDEELIRLLKYRGIDASKDEILITTGSIQGIFIFSNTLLNDGDKVALEYPTFAGAIRVFKSRNVIPVKLPVIPYYDINIKDKIKAVYTIPTGQNPTGIHMKLEDKKRILEMAEERDFFILEDDAYGLLTPEEPTIKSLDKNGRVIYITTLSKVFSSGLRLGIMVAKPSLIEKFRDMKEEIDGGNSSISLSLLYGSLKDGSFWEGISRAKRIYEEKKVIMEEALKKYLPEAEWTRPEGGLFFFIRVKGIDSDQLQEKLARKVLISPGTKFFFDGNGKEYLRLSFSYSTPNDIEKGIEIISQEIYEMKKNSKV; encoded by the coding sequence GTGAAGTTGATATATAATCTTGGAGGCGGTTTGCCTGATCCAATGGTATTTCCTAGGTCATTTTCATCTCCAATAATTCCTTTTGAACGCACGTTAAGTTTCCAAGATCTAGACGAAGAGTTAATTAGGCTGCTTAAGTACAGAGGAATTGATGCTTCAAAGGACGAAATACTAATTACTACCGGTAGCATTCAAGGCATATTCATTTTCTCTAATACTTTACTTAACGATGGCGATAAAGTAGCGTTAGAGTACCCTACCTTTGCAGGAGCTATCAGGGTGTTTAAATCCAGAAATGTAATCCCAGTAAAGCTACCAGTAATTCCTTATTATGATATTAATATTAAAGATAAAATTAAAGCAGTTTATACTATACCTACAGGTCAAAACCCAACTGGGATTCATATGAAGTTAGAAGATAAGAAAAGAATATTGGAAATGGCAGAAGAAAGGGATTTCTTTATTTTAGAAGACGATGCATATGGTCTTCTTACCCCCGAGGAACCAACAATTAAGTCCTTGGATAAAAACGGAAGGGTTATTTATATTACAACTTTAAGCAAAGTATTTTCCTCAGGGTTACGGTTAGGTATAATGGTAGCTAAACCAAGTTTAATAGAGAAATTCAGAGATATGAAAGAAGAAATTGATGGAGGAAATAGTTCCATTTCATTATCTCTCCTTTACGGTTCACTAAAGGATGGGAGCTTCTGGGAAGGTATTTCTAGAGCTAAGAGGATTTATGAGGAGAAAAAGGTTATAATGGAGGAAGCTCTAAAAAAGTACCTTCCGGAAGCTGAGTGGACTAGACCGGAAGGAGGTCTATTCTTTTTCATTAGGGTTAAGGGTATAGACTCAGATCAGCTTCAAGAGAAGCTAGCCAGAAAAGTATTAATCTCTCCTGGGACTAAGTTTTTCTTTGACGGAAATGGCAAGGAATATTTAAGACTGAGTTTCTCTTATTCTACTCCAAACGATATAGAGAAGGGAATAGAGATAATCTCACAAGAGATATATGAAATGAAGAAAAATTCTAAAGTTTAA
- a CDS encoding amidohydrolase family protein — translation MLIKNARVIGKDGLFELCVEEGLLASGCKKDGSIFDAEGRLVVPGFVNPHSHLGYSVTLRYGKPNQSGTLHEGIIRNLEDVIPKLTCDDVRRRLKKITTLMFVNGVTHVRTHEPFMNGLMYKVHKAREEIPLDLQVVAFPTPGVYRYEIEEEFRKASLMADVIGMIPHGERTFMEGVESVKLAFSLAKENNKMIDGHVDETDDPNSRFTEEVVKEAIRNGMGEKVTISHMTASHSYDSWYFDKLMSMMVSSKVNVVSNPIVSMHLQGRYDSYPKRRGVARIRQMMKAGINVALGTDNIADMIYPLGEGNMLRVAQEAFLVDHFVSEEIYSLMNMITWNGAKAMSLNNYGIGEGRKADFVVLNARSIYEAIRSALPPALVVYGKHYVVNDLKFSIDGNDVTGLVENLTD, via the coding sequence ATGTTGATTAAAAATGCAAGAGTAATAGGTAAAGATGGTCTATTCGAACTCTGCGTAGAGGAAGGTCTTTTAGCCTCAGGCTGTAAAAAGGACGGATCTATTTTTGACGCCGAAGGAAGGCTTGTAGTCCCAGGTTTTGTGAACCCTCATTCTCATCTGGGCTACTCCGTTACTTTGAGATATGGAAAACCAAATCAGAGCGGAACACTTCACGAAGGAATAATCAGAAACTTAGAGGATGTAATACCTAAGTTAACTTGTGATGATGTACGTAGAAGATTGAAGAAAATAACTACACTTATGTTCGTTAACGGGGTTACTCATGTAAGAACACATGAGCCCTTTATGAATGGCCTAATGTATAAGGTGCATAAAGCAAGGGAGGAAATTCCATTGGACTTACAAGTGGTAGCGTTTCCTACACCAGGGGTGTATCGCTACGAAATAGAGGAAGAATTCAGGAAAGCTTCGCTCATGGCAGACGTTATAGGAATGATCCCTCATGGGGAGAGAACCTTCATGGAGGGAGTTGAATCAGTAAAGTTGGCTTTCTCCTTAGCTAAAGAGAACAATAAGATGATTGATGGACATGTTGATGAGACTGATGACCCAAACTCCCGTTTTACGGAGGAAGTGGTGAAGGAGGCCATCAGGAACGGCATGGGAGAAAAAGTAACTATAAGTCACATGACTGCTTCCCATTCTTATGACTCTTGGTATTTCGATAAACTGATGTCTATGATGGTTAGCTCTAAGGTTAACGTAGTGTCGAATCCCATAGTAAGCATGCATCTACAGGGGAGATACGATTCATATCCAAAAAGGAGGGGCGTAGCTAGAATAAGGCAAATGATGAAGGCAGGAATAAATGTAGCTCTAGGAACAGATAACATTGCAGATATGATATACCCTCTAGGAGAAGGGAACATGTTGAGGGTAGCACAGGAGGCTTTTCTCGTGGATCATTTTGTGTCCGAGGAGATATACTCTCTCATGAACATGATAACATGGAACGGGGCCAAAGCCATGTCCTTAAATAACTATGGAATAGGCGAGGGTAGGAAGGCGGACTTTGTAGTGTTGAATGCAAGGTCTATTTACGAAGCGATAAGGAGTGCATTACCTCCAGCTCTAGTTGTTTACGGTAAACATTATGTAGTTAATGATTTGAAGTTTTCAATTGACGGTAATGATGTAACAGGGTTAGTGGAGAACCTAACTGACTAA
- a CDS encoding glycoside hydrolase family 15 protein, whose protein sequence is MVSFRDEKTGLPLETFDLWEEKLGVHTYTAASVYAGLISASKFAEVVGDWENMNKWKDTANQIKEAMKKFLFDNDRGVFFKYVNLDDGKITNVDKTVESSTLGIVTFQVFDINDPMVESTVKVVEEKLWVKNVGGLARYENDFYQKIGDYKDIPGNPWIITTMWLAQYYAKKNKDRAIQLLDWARKHAVSGLLPEQLNPFDGSPLSVTPLLWSHAEYLKTYIMLK, encoded by the coding sequence ATGGTAAGCTTTAGGGATGAAAAGACTGGGTTACCTCTGGAGACTTTTGATTTGTGGGAAGAGAAGCTTGGAGTTCATACGTACACTGCGGCCTCCGTATATGCTGGTTTGATCTCAGCCTCAAAGTTTGCCGAGGTAGTTGGAGATTGGGAAAACATGAACAAATGGAAGGATACTGCTAATCAGATTAAGGAAGCAATGAAGAAATTCCTTTTCGATAACGATAGAGGAGTTTTCTTCAAGTACGTTAACTTGGACGATGGAAAGATTACAAACGTTGACAAGACAGTTGAGTCCAGTACTCTTGGAATAGTAACATTTCAGGTCTTTGATATTAACGATCCAATGGTAGAGTCAACGGTGAAAGTTGTAGAGGAAAAGCTCTGGGTGAAGAACGTAGGTGGGCTAGCAAGATATGAGAACGACTTTTATCAAAAGATAGGAGATTATAAGGACATTCCTGGAAATCCTTGGATAATAACGACAATGTGGTTGGCGCAATATTACGCTAAGAAAAATAAGGATAGGGCAATTCAATTGCTAGACTGGGCAAGGAAACATGCAGTGTCTGGACTCTTGCCAGAGCAACTCAATCCATTTGATGGTTCTCCTTTATCTGTAACACCCCTCTTATGGTCTCATGCTGAATATTTGAAGACTTATATTATGCTAAAATAA
- a CDS encoding FAD-binding oxidoreductase, which translates to MKVIILGAGSHGLSLAYHLLKEGVDVTLVEKGEVNHGSSGRNAGRFRYHFNSKQNIEYAKEAIPYLLSICQELPLNPFCSRTGYLWILDEEEIERMKLLDSLWRSEGVGGEFIDCSQFSFLKEGKCYYAPQDGSFHHDYLSLGLYIEIAKMGGKLVRGEALSFLTSGGKVVGVKTNNGEIEGDVIAVTLGAWTGEFMSRNGISLPIKPEKREIFITEGVKFRIKPLVIGNGFYFSQTLKGELIGGADYAKEASGMDVSLIDAIDFISFIRRTVRNLDGVRLLRGWSGYYEITPDHSHIMGFDPSWPEGLFVDAGYSGHGVMFSAYSGKVMSDVILGRRNKFLDVFSPSRFQMRRLLDENMVI; encoded by the coding sequence ATGAAAGTTATAATCTTAGGAGCTGGAAGCCACGGGTTATCATTGGCATACCACCTTCTTAAGGAGGGCGTTGATGTAACGCTAGTGGAAAAGGGAGAGGTTAACCATGGATCCAGTGGTAGAAATGCTGGGAGATTTCGTTATCATTTTAATTCCAAACAAAACATAGAATATGCAAAGGAGGCAATTCCTTACCTTCTTTCAATATGTCAAGAATTACCATTGAATCCTTTCTGTAGTAGAACGGGTTATCTCTGGATCTTAGACGAAGAGGAAATAGAGAGGATGAAGCTTCTAGACTCCCTATGGCGTTCTGAAGGCGTGGGAGGAGAATTTATAGACTGTTCTCAGTTTTCGTTCCTAAAGGAAGGAAAATGTTATTATGCACCGCAAGATGGCTCCTTCCATCATGATTATCTATCTTTGGGTTTATACATTGAAATAGCTAAGATGGGAGGAAAATTAGTCCGCGGCGAAGCACTTTCATTTCTCACCAGTGGAGGTAAGGTAGTTGGAGTCAAGACCAATAACGGGGAAATTGAAGGCGACGTGATAGCTGTAACTCTGGGAGCATGGACTGGTGAGTTCATGAGTAGAAATGGGATATCTCTACCAATAAAACCAGAGAAGAGAGAAATTTTCATAACTGAGGGAGTTAAATTCAGAATTAAACCATTAGTGATAGGAAATGGATTTTACTTCTCCCAAACCCTTAAGGGGGAGCTAATTGGAGGAGCTGATTACGCAAAGGAAGCTTCGGGTATGGACGTTTCATTAATCGATGCAATCGACTTTATATCATTTATTAGAAGGACAGTGAGGAATCTTGACGGAGTGAGACTATTGAGAGGTTGGAGCGGATATTATGAAATAACCCCTGACCACTCTCATATAATGGGATTTGACCCTTCATGGCCAGAGGGGCTATTTGTAGACGCAGGATATAGCGGACATGGGGTTATGTTCTCAGCTTACTCTGGAAAGGTAATGTCTGACGTAATCTTAGGCAGAAGGAACAAGTTTCTGGACGTTTTCTCTCCTTCAAGATTTCAGATGCGTAGATTGTTGGACGAGAATATGGTCATATAA
- a CDS encoding ferredoxin, protein MNYVRSRRHYRLRAPFDCEKGLPYVNVVVKGKIEENCFPPEPRNPGGIRFSSTIIHSKGLRNQSVIEVISRISNLPDRIIDGVEYEVEKKDWKKVIVGAGISGLFSLDDKSVLIANNLRTNTLFDPMDPLINEVKSILKNKRDRIIEGDFLGKFSEGYAFRIGEKIVILQNPEIIFAVGGRYLPPLFEGNDLPGVISRDMYLKFRGKYQNVLVLGSGDDAIRTAVLSGSKRVLTPHRTILLSKRGREMQNEEGIEMDEVKSLKVSYSFGKLKARWDDGEALVDAIVFAPLKQPRLEGISNVGCTYRLVRGMGVYIPNHDENGWMECGHRVVGGARGIDDPEISAKSVSEDVTEYLMDTPLRFYYHDEGEANPYDYGLGGYACRCEDIMWNDVMEFVDKGFKSVEMLKRTSGICLGECQGKACSFVVGSLLGSTTLITFRSPLYPV, encoded by the coding sequence ATGAATTACGTAAGAAGCAGGAGACATTATAGGCTGAGGGCACCTTTTGACTGCGAGAAGGGTCTCCCTTATGTAAACGTGGTTGTAAAAGGTAAAATTGAGGAAAATTGTTTTCCTCCTGAACCTAGAAATCCAGGGGGAATTAGGTTCAGTTCTACTATAATTCACTCTAAGGGGTTAAGGAATCAGTCAGTCATAGAGGTAATATCAAGGATATCTAACCTTCCAGACAGGATTATTGATGGTGTTGAGTATGAAGTGGAAAAAAAGGACTGGAAAAAGGTAATTGTTGGAGCAGGAATTTCTGGTCTATTCTCCCTTGATGATAAATCGGTTTTGATTGCAAATAATCTCCGGACAAATACACTCTTTGATCCCATGGATCCTCTAATAAACGAAGTTAAGTCAATACTGAAGAATAAAAGGGATAGAATAATTGAAGGTGATTTCTTGGGAAAGTTTAGCGAGGGTTACGCATTCAGAATTGGGGAAAAGATAGTTATCCTTCAGAATCCCGAAATCATCTTTGCCGTAGGTGGGAGATATCTTCCTCCTCTATTTGAGGGGAATGATCTACCAGGAGTGATCTCTAGGGACATGTATCTTAAGTTTCGCGGAAAGTATCAGAATGTCTTGGTTCTAGGTTCCGGAGATGATGCTATAAGAACTGCAGTCCTGTCCGGTTCAAAACGCGTGTTAACTCCTCATAGAACAATCCTTCTTTCAAAAAGAGGTAGGGAAATGCAAAACGAAGAGGGAATAGAGATGGATGAGGTTAAATCCTTGAAGGTTTCATATTCGTTCGGAAAGCTCAAGGCTAGATGGGATGATGGAGAAGCTCTGGTCGACGCCATAGTTTTCGCACCACTGAAACAACCACGTTTAGAAGGTATATCAAACGTTGGTTGTACATATCGTTTAGTCAGGGGAATGGGAGTTTATATTCCTAATCACGACGAAAACGGTTGGATGGAGTGTGGACATAGAGTAGTTGGAGGTGCTAGGGGTATTGACGATCCTGAGATCTCTGCCAAGAGCGTAAGCGAAGACGTAACTGAATACCTGATGGATACTCCATTGCGTTTCTACTATCACGACGAGGGCGAGGCTAACCCCTACGATTATGGTCTGGGAGGATATGCATGCAGGTGCGAAGACATCATGTGGAACGACGTAATGGAATTCGTTGATAAAGGATTTAAGTCTGTAGAGATGCTCAAGCGTACTTCAGGCATATGTTTAGGTGAGTGTCAAGGAAAGGCATGTTCTTTCGTAGTGGGAAGCTTGTTAGGTAGCACCACGCTCATTACGTTTCGTTCTCCTCTTTACCCGGTGTGA
- a CDS encoding Ldh family oxidoreductase, with protein sequence MLVTSKELREITYSIFQKLTYQEYAEILADELVESNVMGHDDHGVQLIPYYVRAARGEQIDIGGQKIPPICPKRIPEINRQGFLVRIDGMMTFGQVVLRKSAEQNGDILVFIGRNVSHLGRLSSFTVRMAKKGYVSIMMARSPPLMSLPGMKRRVLGNNPISISFPDCPVYIDTSLSNASWGKIFSSILKGETIEEGLLLDAEGKPTTDPMELLKGGSLTPIGAYKGFNLALAVEMLMSYFSLENDFNPFFAISIKQDLLGKSNFQEILSRIPETDSYRLPGSQGPKDTIEIPESLWNELTKIYDSL encoded by the coding sequence ATGTTAGTCACAAGCAAGGAACTAAGGGAAATAACTTATTCAATCTTTCAAAAACTTACGTATCAGGAATACGCTGAAATTCTGGCAGATGAATTAGTTGAATCTAACGTTATGGGACATGATGATCATGGAGTACAGCTCATACCTTACTACGTGAGAGCTGCAAGGGGAGAACAGATAGACATAGGAGGACAAAAGATTCCTCCTATTTGTCCAAAGAGAATACCAGAAATTAATAGACAAGGATTTCTTGTGAGGATTGACGGTATGATGACATTCGGTCAAGTAGTTCTCAGAAAATCCGCCGAACAGAATGGTGATATTCTCGTCTTTATTGGTAGGAATGTATCCCATCTAGGAAGGCTATCTTCTTTCACAGTCAGGATGGCAAAGAAGGGCTATGTATCTATTATGATGGCTAGAAGTCCTCCTCTTATGTCTCTCCCTGGTATGAAAAGAAGGGTACTTGGTAATAATCCAATTAGCATTTCATTTCCTGATTGTCCTGTCTATATAGATACTTCGTTAAGCAATGCATCTTGGGGTAAAATTTTTTCATCTATACTAAAAGGTGAAACAATAGAAGAAGGTTTGCTCTTAGATGCTGAGGGAAAGCCCACAACGGATCCAATGGAGTTATTGAAAGGAGGTTCTCTAACTCCAATAGGTGCATATAAGGGATTCAACCTAGCCTTAGCAGTGGAAATGCTCATGTCATATTTTTCTTTGGAGAATGATTTTAATCCCTTCTTTGCGATCTCCATTAAGCAAGATTTATTGGGTAAGTCTAACTTTCAGGAAATTCTTAGCAGGATTCCTGAAACTGATTCGTATAGGTTGCCTGGCTCCCAAGGACCAAAGGATACCATTGAGATACCGGAATCTTTGTGGAACGAACTAACCAAAATTTATGATTCCCTCTAG
- a CDS encoding APC family permease has product MAGNVNVGIKDNPNFKKEAGLISLIAFSLGNIIGSGILLLPAVTASLAGPLSPAVWLVGGILLLPVVVVYSKLAKMFPLVGSKIRFINITHGKVMASSVGWLYMIGTLLTIPVEAEATVNYLSYIFPSLMVKGYPTIDGYLVESLIVISIYLLVYLGIRGLSISVNTITYAKLAILLIYVISVAYLDFHVSNFTINFSPSFSNFLYAIALTMFAYGGFRSAMVYAGESKADTGKAIMIAFGLSMILYTLIPLVFIGSLSSSVLSSGWGAVGKMSAPLAESAIIAGVPALGALFILDGVISPSGASLIGAGDMVRYSYALTKTGSFPKALGKVDQKRGIPILPVAIFGAFSLLTLFFSATFEQSIGYLVATRLLAYSTAQ; this is encoded by the coding sequence ATGGCAGGAAACGTAAACGTCGGAATAAAGGATAATCCAAACTTCAAAAAGGAGGCCGGTTTAATATCGTTGATAGCCTTTTCATTAGGTAATATAATAGGTTCGGGTATACTTTTATTGCCGGCCGTCACGGCGTCCTTAGCAGGTCCACTAAGTCCAGCTGTTTGGTTAGTGGGAGGCATTCTGCTTCTTCCAGTAGTGGTAGTTTACTCTAAACTAGCAAAGATGTTCCCATTAGTAGGAAGCAAAATAAGGTTCATTAACATCACTCATGGTAAAGTTATGGCTTCAAGCGTAGGCTGGCTATATATGATAGGGACTTTGCTCACTATACCAGTTGAAGCTGAAGCTACAGTAAATTATTTATCTTATATATTTCCTTCCTTAATGGTAAAAGGATATCCTACCATTGATGGTTACTTAGTTGAGTCCTTAATAGTCATTTCAATATACTTGCTGGTTTACTTAGGGATTAGAGGTCTCTCAATATCTGTAAATACAATTACTTACGCGAAGTTGGCTATTCTATTGATTTACGTTATATCAGTTGCATATCTAGATTTTCATGTCTCTAATTTCACTATTAACTTCTCGCCTTCGTTTTCTAATTTTCTATACGCTATAGCTCTCACAATGTTCGCTTATGGAGGATTCAGAAGCGCAATGGTTTACGCTGGAGAATCTAAAGCAGATACTGGAAAGGCAATAATGATAGCTTTCGGTCTTTCAATGATATTATATACGCTTATTCCATTGGTGTTCATAGGATCATTGTCCTCATCTGTTCTGTCCTCTGGGTGGGGTGCAGTAGGAAAGATGAGTGCTCCTTTAGCTGAGAGCGCAATTATAGCAGGAGTTCCTGCGCTAGGAGCACTCTTCATTCTAGACGGTGTTATATCTCCCTCAGGTGCTTCGCTAATAGGCGCTGGCGATATGGTTAGATATTCCTATGCTTTGACCAAGACAGGGAGCTTCCCTAAGGCTCTGGGCAAGGTAGATCAGAAGAGAGGCATTCCCATACTTCCAGTGGCGATTTTTGGTGCGTTCTCTTTGTTGACTTTGTTCTTTTCTGCAACATTTGAACAGTCAATAGGATATCTAGTTGCAACAAGACTTCTGGCTTACTCTACGGCCCAGTAA
- a CDS encoding xanthine dehydrogenase family protein molybdopterin-binding subunit produces the protein MYVGKPVKRIEDLNFIKGRGNYVDDIVLPNMKYVVFVRSERPHANFKIRSSIPFYGGDIVNPGKDFPIASKETTYVGQPLGAIVANDPYEAHDLLEEVEVEYEDLPYETDPLKAMRDEVKVYSGLESNVGLRKNFEAGEPEKTLKESPVVIEGELKNQRLIASPMETRGIVAWFDGRKLNVWSSTQSAHYLRRNLVNFLGADVRAIQPDVGGAFGSKIITHPEEYAVSFLSTKVGFPLKWIPTRTEEMISAGHGRDKHLSYKVGATREGIITALIGEVVGNLGAPYQDAYDDESGNILSTSRMILGPYLIRNAKVNALGVYTNLVPTTSYRGAGRPEGTYFIESIINELSIELKIDQLEIRKRNLIKSTPYENAFGVTYDSGDYYELMRKSEPYYFAMKRKAEAEGLCLGVAMYVEITGFGPWETSRIYVKSDGKIVVVSGTGPHGQGDGTAFAQLAADALEIPIEWVEVQWGDTNIIEDGIGTWGSRTVTVGGSAVIKAAGMLKEKLKEAGAKSLNLDVEDVIYENGEVKDKREGERKSLKFKELAENAYKLGISLDVTAVYPVNKPTSPYGIHMALLRLDKETGETKVEEYLGIDDVGNVINPLLAEGQFQGGVMQGISQALYEEATIQEGRVINSNFGDYLLPTAMEAPRMKWEHFTFGVSPHPTGSKGIGEAGAVVATPVVQNALAQCLGRRLNAMPYHPERLAT, from the coding sequence ATGTACGTTGGAAAACCCGTCAAAAGGATAGAGGATTTAAATTTCATAAAAGGAAGAGGCAACTACGTAGACGACATCGTTTTACCCAATATGAAATACGTGGTTTTTGTTAGATCTGAAAGACCTCATGCCAACTTTAAAATAAGGTCTTCCATTCCTTTTTACGGAGGCGATATAGTAAATCCTGGAAAGGACTTTCCTATTGCGTCTAAAGAGACTACGTATGTAGGACAGCCTCTGGGTGCGATAGTTGCAAATGATCCTTATGAGGCTCACGATCTCCTTGAAGAAGTGGAAGTAGAATATGAAGATTTACCGTATGAGACTGATCCGTTGAAGGCAATGAGGGATGAAGTGAAGGTCTACTCAGGTCTGGAGAGTAACGTAGGACTGAGAAAGAACTTTGAGGCTGGTGAACCGGAGAAGACTCTTAAGGAATCACCTGTGGTCATAGAAGGCGAGCTGAAGAATCAAAGGTTGATAGCTTCCCCCATGGAGACTAGAGGGATAGTGGCGTGGTTCGACGGTCGTAAACTTAATGTTTGGTCTTCCACACAGTCTGCGCATTACCTAAGGAGGAACTTAGTGAATTTTTTGGGGGCTGACGTAAGGGCAATACAACCTGACGTGGGAGGAGCATTTGGAAGTAAAATAATAACCCATCCCGAGGAATATGCAGTGAGTTTTCTTTCGACCAAAGTAGGATTTCCCCTCAAATGGATACCAACGAGAACTGAGGAGATGATAAGCGCGGGACATGGAAGGGATAAACATCTCTCCTATAAGGTTGGAGCTACCAGGGAAGGGATAATTACAGCACTGATTGGAGAGGTAGTGGGAAATCTTGGGGCTCCTTATCAGGACGCTTACGATGACGAATCCGGGAACATTCTTAGTACGTCTAGGATGATCCTAGGTCCTTACCTTATCAGAAACGCTAAAGTAAACGCATTGGGAGTCTACACAAATCTGGTACCAACTACTTCATATAGAGGAGCCGGAAGACCAGAGGGAACATACTTCATAGAGTCCATAATTAACGAGTTATCAATTGAACTTAAGATAGACCAGCTAGAAATTAGGAAAAGGAACCTAATAAAGAGTACGCCTTACGAGAACGCGTTCGGGGTCACTTATGATTCTGGAGACTATTACGAGTTGATGAGGAAGAGCGAACCCTATTACTTTGCCATGAAGAGAAAGGCAGAAGCTGAAGGGTTATGCCTCGGCGTAGCCATGTACGTTGAAATAACGGGTTTTGGTCCATGGGAAACGTCAAGAATATATGTCAAATCTGATGGTAAGATTGTGGTTGTATCCGGCACGGGTCCACATGGACAAGGAGATGGAACAGCCTTCGCTCAGCTTGCAGCAGACGCGTTGGAAATTCCGATAGAATGGGTGGAAGTACAGTGGGGTGATACCAACATAATAGAGGACGGTATAGGCACTTGGGGTAGTAGGACGGTCACAGTTGGAGGTTCTGCTGTAATTAAGGCAGCAGGAATGTTAAAGGAAAAGCTAAAGGAAGCTGGAGCTAAGTCTCTGAATCTGGACGTTGAGGACGTAATTTATGAGAACGGAGAAGTCAAGGACAAGAGGGAAGGAGAGAGGAAAAGCCTGAAATTTAAGGAATTAGCTGAGAACGCCTATAAGCTGGGAATTTCCCTCGACGTAACTGCGGTCTACCCTGTTAATAAACCCACATCTCCGTACGGTATTCATATGGCTCTCTTAAGGCTAGATAAGGAAACTGGAGAGACGAAGGTAGAAGAATACTTAGGAATAGACGATGTAGGTAATGTGATAAATCCGCTTCTAGCTGAGGGTCAATTCCAAGGAGGAGTAATGCAGGGAATATCTCAGGCACTTTACGAGGAGGCAACAATACAAGAGGGAAGGGTAATTAACTCAAACTTTGGCGACTACTTGTTACCGACAGCGATGGAAGCACCAAGAATGAAGTGGGAACACTTTACGTTTGGAGTTTCCCCTCATCCTACCGGTTCGAAGGGAATAGGTGAGGCTGGAGCAGTTGTAGCTACTCCGGTTGTGCAAAACGCCCTAGCCCAGTGTTTGGGAAGAAGGTTGAACGCTATGCCGTATCATCCGGAGAGGCTAGCAACATGA
- a CDS encoding RNA-guided endonuclease TnpB family protein: MARRGSKAIRATVSMKIAVSDSLLAIVNNYVKALRFSLFWLKENVKNPEEKGVLSKVHEALYKKLREEYNLPSKVAEDCYRDSLSIYKGWYNNPRRGRFPRVYKPTVWLTPKASYSVNFERMTVRIASVGELPILGYPRNLKEYLSWRMKEARLVVKDGKAFLKIVFEKEGEKVEPGESIAVDINMSEIVVGKDDRNYVRIPTRLEEVHHWKSLAENLQKKYPRRWKENKRILHRIHSFHLKAKRIMEDFARKVGKWVVEIARGFGSNIIKLENLRNLIKNVNKLPKEFHHKLYLMQYRRLQYWISWQAKKHGMLVQYVNPSYSSVSCPKCGRRMEEKGYRWFKCSCSYENDRDVIAIMNLNGRGSLSLSTAPQMRDVRANR, translated from the coding sequence ATGGCTAGGAGGGGTAGTAAAGCGATCAGAGCAACTGTTTCGATGAAGATCGCCGTATCAGACTCCCTCCTAGCCATCGTTAATAACTACGTTAAAGCACTACGTTTTTCGTTGTTTTGGTTAAAGGAAAATGTGAAAAACCCGGAAGAGAAGGGAGTGCTTTCGAAAGTTCACGAGGCGTTGTACAAGAAGTTAAGAGAAGAGTATAATCTACCGTCTAAAGTTGCTGAGGACTGTTATAGGGATTCACTCTCGATATACAAGGGTTGGTACAACAACCCGAGGAGGGGACGTTTTCCTAGAGTGTATAAGCCAACTGTTTGGCTAACTCCTAAAGCGAGCTATAGCGTGAACTTCGAGAGGATGACTGTTAGGATAGCAAGTGTAGGTGAACTACCAATCCTGGGTTATCCTAGGAACTTGAAGGAGTACTTGAGTTGGAGGATGAAGGAGGCTAGGTTAGTGGTTAAGGACGGGAAGGCTTTCCTCAAAATTGTTTTTGAGAAAGAAGGAGAGAAGGTTGAACCAGGGGAAAGTATTGCCGTAGACATTAACATGAGTGAGATAGTAGTTGGTAAGGACGACAGAAACTACGTTAGGATTCCAACTCGTCTCGAAGAGGTTCATCACTGGAAGTCATTGGCTGAGAATTTGCAAAAGAAATACCCAAGGAGATGGAAAGAGAATAAGAGGATCCTTCACAGGATTCATTCCTTCCACCTAAAGGCTAAGCGTATTATGGAGGATTTCGCTAGAAAAGTGGGGAAGTGGGTTGTTGAAATTGCTAGAGGTTTTGGTTCCAACATCATTAAGTTGGAGAACCTCAGGAACCTCATCAAGAATGTTAACAAACTACCTAAGGAGTTTCACCATAAACTGTATCTGATGCAGTATCGCCGTTTACAGTATTGGATTTCTTGGCAAGCTAAGAAACACGGAATGCTAGTTCAATATGTTAATCCCAGTTATTCATCAGTCTCATGCCCTAAGTGTGGTAGAAGGATGGAGGAGAAAGGATATCGTTGGTTTAAGTGCTCATGTAGTTATGAGAACGACCGTGATGTAATTGCAATCATGAATTTAAATGGGAGGGGTTCTCTGAGCCTCTCGACTGCCCCTCAAATGAGAGATGTAAGAGCGAATCGATGA